From the genome of Leptodactylus fuscus isolate aLepFus1 chromosome 1, aLepFus1.hap2, whole genome shotgun sequence, one region includes:
- the TPGS1 gene encoding tubulin polyglutamylase complex subunit 1: protein MVGPALLLTLSAHVIVSWPPDRSARLTTPSMADKKRAVAGSPVPRSQPRTTSETEFLAQVGVRDMLREAVLKLLEARPEDPVLFLAHYFEKLGVGTAGGSKPGDRGSHVVWQQRLGHALWYLKLAHHSQRAAFNNNLTIAYDCLSAGGRKKKPGLNGKTYSEVLARICQDSDVPTEISSALLKKIQCRDHEAVPFDVFRYGVLTCFVLVEFMSKADTLFSILDGDNHLDERVCQAILDTLQEALTASDLSVPASYLEAGSKLGPDCLAIAMDRALQSRKSGISMGHSEFLQEACLMFLDKVKSVQ from the exons ATGGTAGGGCCGGCGCTGCTCTTGACTCTGAGCGCTCACGTTATAGTAAGCTGGCCACCAGACCGCAGTGCCAGGCTTACCACCCCCAGCATGGCGGACAAGAAACGTGCTGTAGCCGGCTCCCCCGTACCGCGGTCTCAGCCGCGAACCACCAGTGAGACGGAGTTTCTGGCTCAGGTCGGAGTACGTGACATGCTACGAGAAGCCGTGCTAAAACTGCTGGAGGCCAGGCCTGAGGACCCGGTGCTCTTCCTGGCTCATTACTTCGAGAAGCTGGGCGTGGGAACTGCCGGGGGGTCCAAGCCTGGTGACCGGGGGTCGCACGTAGTGTGGCAGCAGCGCTTAGGTCATGCCCTGTGGTACCTGAAGCTGGCTCATCACTCGCAGAG AGCTGCTTTCAACAATAACCTCACCATTGCATATGACTGCCTCAGTGCTGGCGGGAGAAAGAAAAAGCCTGGCTTGAATGGAAAGACATACAGTGAGGTCCTGGCCAGGATTTGTCAGGACAGTGATGTCCCAACTGAGATTTCCTCTGCTCTTCTGAAGAAGATCCAGTGCCGAGATCATGAAGCAGTTCCTTTTGATGTCTTCCGCTATGGGGTTCTCACCTGCTTTGTGTTAGTTGAGTTCATGTCTAAAGCAGACACTCTTTTCAGTATTCTAGATGGGGACAACCACTTGGACGAAAGAGTGTGTCAAGCTATATTAGACACTTTACAAGAAGCACTTACTGCAAGTGACTTATCTGTCCCAGCAAGCTACCTGGAAGCTGGCTCAAAACTAGGACCAGACTGTTTGGCCATTGCTATGGACAGAGCCCTACAGAGCCGGAAGTCGGGTATCTCTATGGGACATAGTGAATTTTTGCAAGAGGCATGCTTGATGTTTCTTGATAAAGTCAAGTCAGTTCAGTGA